One window of the Parasphingopyxis algicola genome contains the following:
- a CDS encoding HAD-IA family hydrolase has protein sequence MNRTTVLWDFGGVITSSPFDAFNRMEEARGMPVNSVRRINATNPDSNAWALFERAEIDAAEFDERFAAEARAVGVELQGRDVLACLSGDIRPRMVAALDVLKSKGHKLGCITNNVLAGKGAGMAGSEEKAMAIADIMTRFDHVIESSKAGVRKPDPLIYLMMCETLAVDPVECVYLDDLGINCKPAAALGMAAIKVTGEAQALEELGAVLELEKGWL, from the coding sequence ATGAACAGGACGACGGTGCTTTGGGATTTCGGCGGCGTAATCACCTCGTCGCCGTTCGACGCCTTCAACCGGATGGAAGAAGCGCGCGGCATGCCGGTCAACAGCGTGCGCCGGATCAACGCAACCAACCCCGACAGCAATGCCTGGGCGCTGTTCGAGAGGGCCGAGATCGATGCGGCCGAGTTCGACGAGAGATTCGCCGCCGAGGCACGCGCGGTCGGCGTGGAATTGCAGGGGCGCGACGTGCTGGCATGCCTATCGGGCGATATCCGGCCGCGCATGGTCGCGGCGCTCGACGTGCTGAAATCCAAGGGCCACAAGCTCGGCTGCATCACCAACAACGTGCTGGCGGGCAAGGGTGCGGGCATGGCCGGCAGCGAGGAAAAGGCGATGGCGATCGCTGATATCATGACACGGTTCGATCATGTGATCGAAAGCTCCAAAGCCGGGGTCCGCAAGCCCGATCCGCTAATCTATCTGATGATGTGCGAAACGCTCGCGGTCGATCCGGTCGAGTGCGTCTATCTCGACGATCTCGGCATCAACTGCAAACCGGCGGCCGCGCTCGGCATGGCCGCGATCAAGGTGACCGGCGAGGCACAGGCGCTCGAGGAACTGGGCGCGGTGCTCGAGCTCGAAAAGGGCTGGCTTTGA
- a CDS encoding NAD-dependent succinate-semialdehyde dehydrogenase, with protein sequence MNTEYPQDLRFQIDGEWVAPGDRRTQDVVNPATGETLAVLPLATIDDLDRALAAAELGFREWKAKDVNERGAILRKAADLLRERAEAIAPLLTMEQGKPVKEAMGEVLGAAGLFDYFAEEAKRAHGRVLVRPTGQRSIVIKQPIGPVAAFSPWNFPLFLMARKLAPALAAGCSIICKPPEETPACAIELMRCVLDAGAPGHVAQMVFGVPDEVSTHLIASPIIRKISFTGSVPVGKHLMKLAADGVKRTTMELGGHAPVLVFDDCDLERTLDIIVPQKFRNAGQVCVSPTRFYVQNGIYDRFVEEFTKRTEQLTVGDGLEEATQMGPLANERRPEAVGALIADAADKGGRITTGGDVLGDSGFFFRPTVIADVPLDAQIMSNEPFGPVAMMRPFETLDEAIEQANRLPYGLAAFAFTENGRQAMILGDAIESGMVGINTVGISAVDAPFGGVKESGFGSEDGPEGLEAYMVTKAVHQA encoded by the coding sequence ATGAACACCGAATATCCGCAGGATTTGCGCTTTCAGATCGACGGCGAGTGGGTCGCGCCGGGCGATCGCCGGACGCAGGATGTCGTCAATCCGGCGACTGGCGAAACGCTGGCCGTGCTGCCGCTGGCGACGATCGACGACCTCGACCGGGCGCTGGCCGCGGCCGAGCTGGGCTTTCGCGAATGGAAGGCGAAGGACGTCAACGAGCGCGGCGCGATCCTGCGCAAGGCCGCGGACCTGCTGCGCGAACGCGCGGAGGCTATCGCCCCGCTGCTGACCATGGAGCAGGGCAAGCCGGTCAAGGAGGCGATGGGCGAAGTGCTCGGCGCAGCCGGGCTGTTCGACTATTTCGCCGAGGAAGCGAAGCGCGCGCATGGCCGCGTGCTCGTCCGCCCGACCGGCCAGCGCTCGATCGTCATCAAACAGCCGATCGGCCCGGTCGCGGCGTTCAGCCCGTGGAACTTTCCGCTCTTCCTGATGGCCCGCAAGCTTGCCCCGGCGCTGGCGGCGGGCTGTTCGATCATCTGCAAGCCGCCCGAGGAAACCCCGGCCTGCGCGATCGAATTGATGCGCTGCGTGCTCGATGCCGGCGCGCCCGGCCATGTCGCGCAGATGGTGTTCGGCGTGCCCGACGAGGTCAGCACCCATCTCATCGCCTCGCCGATCATCCGCAAGATCAGCTTCACCGGCTCGGTGCCGGTCGGCAAGCATCTGATGAAGCTCGCGGCGGACGGCGTGAAGCGCACGACGATGGAGCTGGGCGGTCACGCGCCCGTGCTGGTGTTCGACGATTGCGACCTCGAGCGCACGCTCGACATCATCGTCCCCCAGAAGTTCCGCAATGCCGGGCAGGTCTGCGTCAGCCCGACGCGTTTCTACGTGCAGAACGGAATCTACGACCGTTTCGTCGAGGAGTTCACAAAACGCACCGAACAGCTAACGGTCGGCGACGGCCTCGAGGAGGCGACGCAGATGGGGCCGCTTGCCAATGAGCGTCGCCCCGAAGCGGTCGGCGCGCTGATCGCGGATGCTGCCGACAAGGGCGGACGGATCACGACCGGCGGCGACGTGCTCGGCGATAGCGGCTTCTTCTTCCGCCCGACCGTGATCGCCGATGTCCCGCTCGACGCGCAGATCATGTCCAACGAGCCGTTCGGCCCGGTCGCGATGATGCGGCCGTTCGAGACGCTCGACGAGGCGATCGAACAGGCGAACCGCCTCCCCTACGGCCTCGCCGCTTTCGCCTTCACCGAGAATGGCCGCCAGGCGATGATCCTCGGCGATGCGATCGAGAGCGGCATGGTCGGGATCAACACGGTCGGCATCAGCGCGGTCGACGCGCCGTTCGGCGGGGTGAAGGAATCGGGCTTCGGCAGCGAGGACGGCCCGGAGGGCCTCGAGGCCTATATGGTCACCAAGGCGGTGCATCAGGCTTGA
- a CDS encoding SDR family oxidoreductase, with protein MKLLENKVAIVTGASSGIGRSAATLFANHGAKLMVTARRAKALDTLVGEIEDKGGEAVALAGNITDEAHARSLSAATLDRFGRLDIAFNNAGGVGPMAPGPDLSVSAWRDTLETNLTGAFLAAKYQLPAMRETGGGSMIFTSSFVGFTAGLPGMAAYAAAKAGLIGLVQVLAAEFGPDGIRVNALLPGGTDTPGATIETAEDRAFVEGLHALKRIASPEEIAQSALFLASDMSSFTTGSPIFADGGVSINRT; from the coding sequence ATGAAACTGCTCGAGAACAAAGTCGCGATCGTTACGGGCGCCAGTTCGGGCATCGGCCGATCGGCCGCCACGCTCTTTGCCAACCATGGCGCGAAGCTGATGGTGACGGCGCGGCGGGCCAAGGCGCTCGATACCCTTGTCGGCGAGATCGAGGATAAGGGCGGGGAAGCCGTTGCGCTGGCCGGCAACATAACGGACGAAGCGCATGCGCGGTCGCTGTCGGCCGCCACGCTCGATCGTTTCGGACGTCTCGACATCGCCTTCAACAACGCGGGCGGTGTCGGTCCGATGGCGCCCGGTCCCGATCTTTCGGTATCAGCATGGCGCGACACGCTGGAAACCAATCTAACCGGTGCCTTTCTGGCCGCCAAATATCAGTTGCCAGCGATGCGCGAGACCGGCGGGGGCTCAATGATATTTACCTCCAGCTTCGTGGGTTTCACCGCGGGCTTGCCCGGCATGGCGGCCTATGCCGCGGCGAAGGCCGGGCTGATCGGCCTGGTTCAGGTGCTGGCTGCGGAATTCGGCCCCGACGGAATTCGGGTGAACGCGCTACTGCCGGGCGGCACCGATACTCCGGGCGCAACCATCGAAACCGCCGAAGATCGCGCCTTTGTCGAAGGTCTGCACGCATTGAAGCGGATCGCAAGTCCGGAAGAAATCGCACAGTCTGCACTGTTCCTGGCTTCGGACATGTCGAGCTTCACGACCGGCAGTCCGATTTTTGCGGACGGCGGCGTGTCGATCAACCGGACATGA
- a CDS encoding GlcG/HbpS family heme-binding protein — translation MAALPAQAEAQSRLDAATAEAIVDGCAAHAEGRGQSHGIVVVDDGGHLVAARRMDGNGHGIMAFAGEKARASAAWGGRTSGLAQGAANTPGFGDAPYVVTVPGGVPVFDAEGRTLIGGVGVSGEPPMDDEACAVAGIEAAGLAASRAPR, via the coding sequence ATGGCGGCGCTGCCCGCCCAAGCTGAGGCGCAATCCCGGCTCGATGCCGCAACGGCGGAGGCCATCGTTGATGGCTGCGCGGCGCATGCCGAAGGGCGAGGCCAGAGCCACGGTATCGTCGTCGTCGACGATGGCGGCCACCTCGTCGCCGCGCGCCGCATGGACGGTAACGGCCATGGCATCATGGCTTTTGCCGGCGAAAAGGCGCGCGCTTCGGCGGCCTGGGGCGGACGGACCTCGGGTCTGGCGCAAGGTGCAGCGAATACGCCTGGCTTCGGCGATGCACCCTATGTCGTGACCGTACCGGGCGGTGTGCCGGTGTTCGATGCCGAGGGGCGAACGCTGATCGGCGGCGTCGGCGTTTCGGGCGAACCGCCGATGGACGACGAAGCCTGCGCCGTCGCGGGGATCGAAGCCGCCGGGCTGGCGGCGAGCCGCGCGCCGCGTTGA